Proteins co-encoded in one Setaria viridis chromosome 9, Setaria_viridis_v4.0, whole genome shotgun sequence genomic window:
- the LOC117837841 gene encoding UDP-glycosyltransferase 83A1-like isoform X2 codes for MAKAHILVLPFPAQGHVTPLMELSHRLVDHGFEVTFVNTEAHHALVVGALQAAGGTSALAGIHLASISDGVEDDEDRKDISKLVDTYARHMPGHLERLVAEMEAAGRPKVKWLVSDVYAWWSLNVAKRLGIRVASFWPGSAACLAINLKIPKLTEEGLLNNKGWPERDETFQLAPGIPPLHTSQLPWNNVGAPEGQPIIFELFIRTDRLSALAEMVVCNSFHEAEAGAFKLLPHVLPIGPLSSDREFRKPVGQLLPEDTRCLRWLDAQPDGSVVYVAFGSFTVFDPCQFQELALGLELTGRPFLWVVRPNFTTGELSKAWFDEFLARVAGKGMVVSWCPQQQVLAHRAVACFVSHCGWNSTMEGVRNGLPFLCWPYFADQYLDRNYVTDVWRTGLAVSPDADGIVTKEELRSKVEQVVGDAEIKERARVFKDAARRCISEGGSSCENFNRFVNLLSE; via the exons aTGGCCAAGGCTCACATCCTCGTGCTGCCGTTCCCGGCGCAGGGCCATGTCACCCCGCTCATGGAGCTCTCCCACCGCCTGGTCGACCACGGCTTCGAGGTCACCTTCGTCAACACCGAAGCGCATCACGCGCTGGTCGTCGGCGCGctgcaggcggcgggcggcacgtCGGCGCTGGCCGGCATACACCTGGCGTCCATCTCCGACGGGGTGGAAGACGACGAGGACCGCAAGGACATCAGCAAGCTCGTCGACACCTACGCCCGTCACATGCCGGGGCACCTGGAGCGGCTCGTCGCCGAAATGGAGGCGGCCGGGAGGCCCAAGGTGAAGTGGCTCGTCTCCGACGTGTACGCGTGGTGGTCCTTGAACGTCGCCAAAAGGTTAGGCATCCGGGTGGCCTCATTCTGGCCGGGGTCGGCGGCGTGCTTAGCTATTAATCTCAAGATCCCCAAGTTGACAGAGGAAGGGCTCCTCAACAACAAGG GTTGGCCAGAGCGGGACGAGACGTTCCAACTTGCCCCCGGGATCCCGCCGCTCCACACGTCGCAGCTGCCGTGGAACAACGTCGGCGCGCCGGAGGGGCAGCCCATCATCTTCGAGCTGTTCATCCGGACCGACAGGCTCAGCGCCCTCGCCGAGATGGTGGTGTGCAACTCCTTCCACGAGGCCGAGGCCGGCGCGTTCAAGCTCCTGCCGCACGTCCTGCCCATCGGCCCGCTGTCCTCCGACAGGGAGTTCCGGAAGCCCGTCGGGCAGTTACTGCCGGAGGACACCCGGTGCCTCCGGTGGCTCGACGCCCAGCCCGACGGCTCCGTCGTGTACGTGGCGTTCGGCAGCTTCACCGTCTTCGACCCGTGCCAGTTCCAGGAGCTCGCGCTGGGGCTGGAGCTCACCGGCCGGCCGTTCCTCTGGGTGGTGCGCCCGAACTTCACGACCGGCGAGCTGAGCAAGGCGTGGTTCGACGAGTTCCTGGCCCGCGTCGCCGGCAAGGGCATGGTGGTCAGCTGGTGCCCCCAGCAGCAGGTCCTGGCGCACCGTGCGGTGGCGTGCTTCGTGtcgcactgcgggtggaactcgacgaTGGAGGGTGTCAGGAACGGCCTGCCGTTCCTGTGCTGGCCCTACTTCGCCGACCAGTACCTGGACCGGAACTACGTCACCGACGTGTGGAGGACCGGCCTGGCGGTGTCGCCCGACGCGGACGGAATCGTGACGAAGGAGGAGCTGAGGAGCAAGGTGGAGCAGGTCGTCGGTGATGCCGAGATCAAGGAGAGGGCGCGGGTGTTCAAGGACGCCGCTCGCCGGTGCATCAGCGAAGGAGGGTCCTCGTGCGAGAACTTCAACAGATTTGTGAACCTGCTAAGTGAATGA
- the LOC117837841 gene encoding UDP-glycosyltransferase 83A1-like isoform X3, with protein sequence MELSHRLVDHGFEVTFVNTEAHHALVVGALQAAGGTSALAGIHLASISDGVEDDEDRKDISKLVDTYARHMPGHLERLVAEMEAAGRPKVKWLVSDVYAWWSLNVAKRLGIRVASFWPGSAACLAINLKIPKLTEEGLLNNKGWPERDETFQLAPGIPPLHTSQLPWNNVGAPEGQPIIFELFIRTDRLSALAEMVVCNSFHEAEAGAFKLLPHVLPIGPLSSDREFRKPVGQLLPEDTRCLRWLDAQPDGSVVYVAFGSFTVFDPCQFQELALGLELTGRPFLWVVRPNFTTGELSKAWFDEFLARVAGKGMVVSWCPQQQVLAHRAVACFVSHCGWNSTMEGVRNGLPFLCWPYFADQYLDRNYVTDVWRTGLAVSPDADGIVTKEELRSKVEQVVGDAEIKERARVFKDAARRCISEGGSSCENFNRFVNLLSE encoded by the exons ATGGAGCTCTCCCACCGCCTGGTCGACCACGGCTTCGAGGTCACCTTCGTCAACACCGAAGCGCATCACGCGCTGGTCGTCGGCGCGctgcaggcggcgggcggcacgtCGGCGCTGGCCGGCATACACCTGGCGTCCATCTCCGACGGGGTGGAAGACGACGAGGACCGCAAGGACATCAGCAAGCTCGTCGACACCTACGCCCGTCACATGCCGGGGCACCTGGAGCGGCTCGTCGCCGAAATGGAGGCGGCCGGGAGGCCCAAGGTGAAGTGGCTCGTCTCCGACGTGTACGCGTGGTGGTCCTTGAACGTCGCCAAAAGGTTAGGCATCCGGGTGGCCTCATTCTGGCCGGGGTCGGCGGCGTGCTTAGCTATTAATCTCAAGATCCCCAAGTTGACAGAGGAAGGGCTCCTCAACAACAAGG GTTGGCCAGAGCGGGACGAGACGTTCCAACTTGCCCCCGGGATCCCGCCGCTCCACACGTCGCAGCTGCCGTGGAACAACGTCGGCGCGCCGGAGGGGCAGCCCATCATCTTCGAGCTGTTCATCCGGACCGACAGGCTCAGCGCCCTCGCCGAGATGGTGGTGTGCAACTCCTTCCACGAGGCCGAGGCCGGCGCGTTCAAGCTCCTGCCGCACGTCCTGCCCATCGGCCCGCTGTCCTCCGACAGGGAGTTCCGGAAGCCCGTCGGGCAGTTACTGCCGGAGGACACCCGGTGCCTCCGGTGGCTCGACGCCCAGCCCGACGGCTCCGTCGTGTACGTGGCGTTCGGCAGCTTCACCGTCTTCGACCCGTGCCAGTTCCAGGAGCTCGCGCTGGGGCTGGAGCTCACCGGCCGGCCGTTCCTCTGGGTGGTGCGCCCGAACTTCACGACCGGCGAGCTGAGCAAGGCGTGGTTCGACGAGTTCCTGGCCCGCGTCGCCGGCAAGGGCATGGTGGTCAGCTGGTGCCCCCAGCAGCAGGTCCTGGCGCACCGTGCGGTGGCGTGCTTCGTGtcgcactgcgggtggaactcgacgaTGGAGGGTGTCAGGAACGGCCTGCCGTTCCTGTGCTGGCCCTACTTCGCCGACCAGTACCTGGACCGGAACTACGTCACCGACGTGTGGAGGACCGGCCTGGCGGTGTCGCCCGACGCGGACGGAATCGTGACGAAGGAGGAGCTGAGGAGCAAGGTGGAGCAGGTCGTCGGTGATGCCGAGATCAAGGAGAGGGCGCGGGTGTTCAAGGACGCCGCTCGCCGGTGCATCAGCGAAGGAGGGTCCTCGTGCGAGAACTTCAACAGATTTGTGAACCTGCTAAGTGAATGA
- the LOC117837841 gene encoding uncharacterized protein isoform X4: MAKAHILVLPFPAQGHVTPLMELSHRLVDHGFEVTFVNTEAHHALVVGALQAAGGTSALAGIHLASISDGVEDDEDRKDISKLVDTYARHMPGHLERLVAEMEAAGRPKVKWLVSDVYAWWSLNVAKRLARAGRDVPTCPRDPAAPHVAAAVEQRRRAGGAAHHLRAVHPDRQAQRPRRDGGVQLLPRGRGRRVQAPAARPAHRPAVLRQGVPEARRAVTAGGHPVPPVARRPARRLRRVRGVRQLHRLRPVPVPGARAGAGAHRPAVPLGGAPELHDRRAEQGVVRRVPGPRRRQGHGGQLVPPAAGPGAPCGGVLRVALRVELDDGGCQERPAVPVLALLRRPVPGPELRHRRVEDRPGGVARRGRNRDEGGAEEQGGAGRR, from the exons aTGGCCAAGGCTCACATCCTCGTGCTGCCGTTCCCGGCGCAGGGCCATGTCACCCCGCTCATGGAGCTCTCCCACCGCCTGGTCGACCACGGCTTCGAGGTCACCTTCGTCAACACCGAAGCGCATCACGCGCTGGTCGTCGGCGCGctgcaggcggcgggcggcacgtCGGCGCTGGCCGGCATACACCTGGCGTCCATCTCCGACGGGGTGGAAGACGACGAGGACCGCAAGGACATCAGCAAGCTCGTCGACACCTACGCCCGTCACATGCCGGGGCACCTGGAGCGGCTCGTCGCCGAAATGGAGGCGGCCGGGAGGCCCAAGGTGAAGTGGCTCGTCTCCGACGTGTACGCGTGGTGGTCCTTGAACGTCGCCAAAAG GTTGGCCAGAGCGGGACGAGACGTTCCAACTTGCCCCCGGGATCCCGCCGCTCCACACGTCGCAGCTGCCGTGGAACAACGTCGGCGCGCCGGAGGGGCAGCCCATCATCTTCGAGCTGTTCATCCGGACCGACAGGCTCAGCGCCCTCGCCGAGATGGTGGTGTGCAACTCCTTCCACGAGGCCGAGGCCGGCGCGTTCAAGCTCCTGCCGCACGTCCTGCCCATCGGCCCGCTGTCCTCCGACAGGGAGTTCCGGAAGCCCGTCGGGCAGTTACTGCCGGAGGACACCCGGTGCCTCCGGTGGCTCGACGCCCAGCCCGACGGCTCCGTCGTGTACGTGGCGTTCGGCAGCTTCACCGTCTTCGACCCGTGCCAGTTCCAGGAGCTCGCGCTGGGGCTGGAGCTCACCGGCCGGCCGTTCCTCTGGGTGGTGCGCCCGAACTTCACGACCGGCGAGCTGAGCAAGGCGTGGTTCGACGAGTTCCTGGCCCGCGTCGCCGGCAAGGGCATGGTGGTCAGCTGGTGCCCCCAGCAGCAGGTCCTGGCGCACCGTGCGGTGGCGTGCTTCGTGtcgcactgcgggtggaactcgacgaTGGAGGGTGTCAGGAACGGCCTGCCGTTCCTGTGCTGGCCCTACTTCGCCGACCAGTACCTGGACCGGAACTACGTCACCGACGTGTGGAGGACCGGCCTGGCGGTGTCGCCCGACGCGGACGGAATCGTGACGAAGGAGGAGCTGAGGAGCAAGGTGGAGCAGGTCGTCGGTGA